tctcccAATTCTGAAAACTTCCAAAGGGTAAAGAATCATAAGATATACCTAAGCTACTATTTGATAAATTTTGCCTGCTTTCTACACATAGAGACCGCCTGGGATCGTTTCGGTACATTAAAGGCGACAGTTCAATGCAAACCCTTGTTGGTTTTATGGGTGTCCAGTTTATATGCCAGCAGAATCAGGTCCCTGGAGCAGGAGACGTTTTAATTTTCAGACATAAAACATGAATAAACCAATATGAAAATACCCTTGCAAAGATTAATGGAGTTGAAACGAACAAAATTGACTTCAGTTGTGAACGGGCGGTTCCGTCAGTCAGTTCAGCAGGGTCCTTTGGGGAGACGTTAGGCTCGAGCGGAAACTTTGAATAAACCGACAGCGGGGAGGCGGGAAAACCGAGAGAGAAAATTCACAATACCCGGTAAAAACACCCGGTAAAAACACCCGGAGAGGGGGGGGAGAGNNNNNNNNNNNNNNNNNNNNNNNNNNNNNNNNNNNNNNNNNNNNNNNNNNNNNNNNNNNNNNNNNNNNNNNNNNNNNNNNNNNNNNNNNNNNNNNNNNNNNNNNNNNNNNNNNNNNNNNNNNNNNNNNNNNNNNNNNNNNNNNNNNNNNNNNNNNNNNNNNNNNNNNNNNNNNNNNNNNNNNNNNNNNNNNNNNNNNNNNNNNNNNNNNNNNNNNNNNNNNNNNNNNNNNNNNNNNNNNNNNNNNNNNNNNNNNNNNNNNAACACTcggagaggggggagagagagataaaaacacCCGGAGAGAGGATAGAGAGATAAAAACACccggagaggggagagagagagagataaaaataCCCGAAATGGAGAGCGAGACAGAGATAAAAATACCCGGAGTAGTGAGACAGACAGAATGAAAAATACCTGGAGTGGGGAGAGAGATAAAAACACTTGGAGAGGAGTGTTAGAGAGAAAAACACCAGAAGAAGAGCGTGAAGAGGAGAAATTACAGCACCTGGAGAGGAGAGAAAACGTGAAATGAGAAAAAGCTCAGGGAGGAGAGATAAAAGCAaccgagacagagagaaaaaaaatgaggaatATTCAATGTGAGAGATAAACCCCTGTAAGAGAAGAGGAAAAACAAAAATGGCGGGAACGAGTGAATTCGGACAAGAGTGAGATAGAAAACGTGAGAATCCCCTTCAAAAATCGATCATTAACTTAAATTATCTCCTCTCTTATTCCCTCGGATTGTAACACTTGATATCTGAGTGACTGCACATCttttcattgaatgatggaacaagaAATTAAAGTgtaaattttctgtttttcttaccCCTTATAGAGATGGAGGCCCAGATGCAAGAATTTAAGGCGTTAGCTGGAGAAATGTCGATTATCCTCTCGGGCTCTCATGGGGAAGTGCTGTTGCAGAAAGCCATGATGAATAAAGCAAAAACTTTGAATAGGTACCTGGAATTTGAAAGATCAGTGAAGCAACTGCTTACAGGTAAGGTGTGACAATTCAGAAATTGGGTGAATGAGCATACATTTGTAAAATTGGCATGgatgatttaaaaagacattgcaAACTGACATTGCTGTGATGATATGAATGGCAATTATAGTAAAGATAAAAACACAATAATCTGGGGAAATtgaacaagtctggcagcatctggagagaaaatCAGTTATTGTTTTGAGTGCAAAATGACTCTGGAAACTAGCATGTTTCAAATAATAGTTTTGGACTTGAAACagaaactatttctctctccttatGGTGCCTGGCGTGCTGAGCTTCtgcttttagttcagatttccagcatccgcagtattttacCATTATTCCAGCACTAGAGATGCTGTGAGGGTAGCACACCGACAATCTGTGGTGTCTGAACGAGAAACTACACTAACGATTCTGTGAAGTCAAACCATCTTGTGCAGAATTCATAATCGTACCTTGAAAATGAAATCCTGAGTacaggttgatttttaaaaaaagacattaatcGAATCTTTATCGCTGAGCAAACTTATACTGCATAGTTTGTCTACCTTTGCTGattgtttcaaattcaattttttttcaaagtaaCCTAATGGGTTTGCAGTGAATGATCTGTGCTACTTTAAAATTAGTTTTGAATCAACTCCCTGTTGCTTGAAAATGTTAATGGCTAGAAATCACAAGCCTTTGAAAACATCTGTGTCTAATACAAGATCTTTGAGAATTACATGATGTTGATTTCAGAAATACAACAGACACGGGAGAAGGTGGCACTGAAAGTTATAGAGATTGGAGAAGAACAACAGAAAAGCTTTCTGGAGGTGCAGAAGATTCAGGAACAGTGGAAAAAAAGTCAACAGCAGTACACTCAGAAAGAAGCAGAATTAAAATATCCTTTGCTACTGAAATTTATTTTAAGTGCCTACTTAGATTAGGGAGGAATGGGCGTTGCAagtgattcatagagtcatagagatgtacagcatggaaacagacccttcggtccaacccgtccgtgccgaccagatatcccaaaccaatctagtcccactgccaacacctggcccatatccctccaaacccttcctatccaaatgcctcttaaatgttgcaattgtaccagtctctaccacttcctttggcagctcattccatacacgtaaaaccctctgtgtgaaaaagctgccccttagatctcttttatatctttctcctctaaccctaaacctatggcctctagttctggactcccacatcccagtgaaaagacttcgTCTTTTtttcctatccatccccctcatgattttgtaaacctctataaggtcaacctccgcctccgacactccagggaaaacagtcctagcctattcaacctctccctgtagctcaaatcctccaactctggcaacatccttgtaaagcttttctgaacctttcaagtttcacaacatctttctgataggaaagagaccagaattgtatgcaatattccaacagtagcctaatcaATATCCTTGTTCTACCAATGTTCTACAATTTTCATTGTTGAAAGGGGAATTGATAGTTGGCACGTTATGTGATTCAACCAAGAAGTGTACAGTTATAGTGATATTGAGTTTGAGCATATGTCTTACACCACATGCAATATATTTTTTGGAAACAATTGTGAAacaaagatagataatttttttatTGCACAGCTTTGTGCCTGCTTCATTTGAATTGATTAATTGTATACACATATGGAAAGTGCAATTTGGCTGCTTATATTGTTATAAAATTAATCATGTAGTTAATATtatctcaacattttttttaaatgtctatgGTTTGAAGGTTttcagaaatcatagaatccctacagtatggaaacaggtccttcagcccaacaagtacacaccaaccctccgaagagtaacccagccaaacCCGTAAccctaccctttatttacccttgaccaatgcacctaaccaatgcattcctgaacactatgagcaattttaacatggctaattcacctaacctgcacatctttagaatatggggggaatccagagcacccgggggaaacccacgcagacatggggagaatgtgcaaactccgcacagacagtcacctgaggctgggttgaaacccgggtccctggcactgtgaggcagcagtgtgaaccactgagacaccgtgacGCTGACGAAGATCAGTTTTAGGAAAGAATTAAGTCACATCCAGAGGGATGAAAACAGCCAATTCAACCTCATCAGTCTGTGTTAGCGTAAATCTTCAAAATGAATTGTACTCCAAACacaatatttttatttcacttaAAGTTTAAGACTTTAGAATTTTTCATTGTAGAGAAAAAACATCAGATAATGAGTTTATAACTCTCCCCTCCTTCAACCTATTTGTAAATGTCAAAATGATCTCTATTTTAATTTCTGGTAGTATTTTCCACGGTCTCAAAACCCTTGATGTAAAAATACTTCTGTCAGTCAGAAACTCATAATTAATCTTAAACATACCTTTCCTGGTCCATGACTCCCCCAAAACTCTAAAAGCTCTGTGTCATCCTTTTAATCTTTAAATTATCCCCTAAAGTCCCTAGCACTAATGAAAACAGCAGTAAATTTTCATACTTGTATTCACGTTTGCATTTTGTCGCAGCAGACAATGGATTAGATTGGCTTTGCTAGTGAATAAGAAGAGTTGTTCTTTTCAGTTAGAAAATGCCTTTGAAATTAACCAAAGAaccctttaagtattttgagCAATATCCCTGTACTTATAGATGTTTTTAATCAAACTATTTGAGCTTATGATGAAAATTGAGGATGCGAGGGAGCCAGAAATGAAGGAATACTGAGGTCTTATGAGAGTTGTAGGCTTGCCGAGATTACAGAGATTTTGATGGTGTGGTCATGGAAGGAGGTGAATTGGAAAACGGACAGGTTGCCAGAGGAGGTTGAATATATACCAAGCATCTGACGACAAGTAAATGGGAGTTGGTGGAAGCTTGGAGAGAATCAGAAGTGTTCGGAAAATCTTACACTTATTGAAGATGAACAATTGGAGTCAAGCAATTGAATAATCAAATGAGTAACTGGCTCCAATTAGTAACCAGTCACCATACAGTGACAATGCCAGGGTAAGTGGCTGGTATTCATTCTGCTCAGTGTTCAGGGTCAGTGACTGACCCTCACACTCTGACCATTCCCaaggtcacacactgaccctcactctctgaccattccCAGGGTCAGTGACTAACCCTCACTCTCTAACCATTCCCAGGGTCAGTCAGTGACCCTCGCTCTCTGACCATTCCCAGGGTCAGTCAGtgaccctcactctctgaccattccCAGGGTCAGTGACTAACCCACACACTCTGACCACTCCCAGAGTCAGTCGCTGACCCTCAACTCTCTGACCATTCCCATGGTcagtcactgaccctcactctctcaccatTCCCAGGCTCAcgcactgaccctcactctctgaccattccCGGGGTCGGTGTCTGACCCTCAATCTGACCATTCCTGGGGTCAGTGACATACCTTCACTCTCTGACCGTtcccagggtcacacactgacccttACTTTCTGACCACTCcgagggtcacacactgatcttcaCACACTCTGACAATTCCCAgggtcacactgaccctcaccctctgacaattcccagggtcacacactgaccctcactctctgacaaTTCCCAGGGTTAGTCACTGACCCTCTCCCTGTCCATTCCCAgagtcacacactgaccctcactctatGACCACtcccagggtcacacactgactttcacacACTCTGACAATTCTCAGGGTCAGTCAGTGACCCTCACCCTCTGACAATtcccagggtcacacactgaccctcaccctCTGACCACTCCCAggatcacacactgaccctcactctctgaccacTCCGAGGGTCACACACTGACCTTCACACTGACATTCCTAGGGTCACACACTGGCCCTCACTCTCTGACCACTCCGAtggtcacacactgaccctcactctcttATGTTGCCTTAAGATAATTTAGAGTTATCAGTGGGCTTGCTAGAAATTATATATGCTGAATCCATTCTCTGCAAATAGAACATGCGGAggatttgcatatttttaaatacCTTGtgtaattaacctgttcagagttatttttacacacttctggagcaaatggaacttgaacctgggcttctaggctcagaggcagggacactttCATATGCATCACAAGAAAATTAAGATTGTTGGGCTGAGAAACAACCAATTAAGTAGTAAgtcttcagagatattattagaCACTTCCAGActattgggacttgaacccaggctgccTGGGCTCATAGGAATactaccaatgcaccacaagagccctatcCCTCTTTTTAAACCTTTTGTATTTCCAGAAGTGCTATTTCACACAACTTTTCCCACTACCAAATCACCTAAATCAAAATGATGTTGGCAGGAAATTACACCTCTTTATAAGATTAGttgtttttaattaacctgttcaacaATGTAATAAAGAGACTACTgaagcagataggacttgaataTGGGCCTTCTAGTTCAGAAGTAAGGACATTATTACTGCATCATAAGAGCCCTATTGCATCTTTTTAGATGGTTTCCGGGTTAACCTGCTTAGTTATGTCATTGTATACCTCTGGAGccggtggaacttgaacccaggcctgctGGGTCAGAGATAGTGATACTACTGCTGCATCACAAGCGTTCTTATTACACCTTCTTAAATTAGACAAAAACATGGGTGATCCCTGTTACCTGGTGTGTTCTCTGATAAAGCTTCGACAAATCCATCAGCACCCTTGTCTCTTTCAGTATAAATTGTGTTTTCTTTGACATTTGGTATACTTGAAATTGTctatgagtgcaagacaaaaagtttcAGCAGCAtatctgtgttttttcagcaatcCTCAAGCACTGTGCTATAAACAACTTTGCTTTATTAAACTCGTTGCTGGAGATTAACGTTTAAAATGTTTGTTGCAGAATGGAGTAACTTCACTTGGACATTGAAGTAAATATTATCCACTACAGGTTGTTGCTCAAAACATTTTGGTATTTGCATTGAACATGTTAGTGGTGTGTCATTGTTCTGATAAGCTATCATCCAAAATCAGTTTATTGCATATTGCTGCTCTGAATAATTTGTGCCTATTTAAGTCATTGTAATATAAATGTAATTCTCAAGTGCTTTACAGATTTTGATGTTGCTTGAACCACCATGTGAATCCATTGTCTCAATTTTACCTTCACTTTTGTGGAACATTTTGTACCTAGCTCATACATGTGCATTGTTATAATAACCAATTATATACTGCTCCTTTTCTTAACAAACAAAAGTCACACTTTTACAGCAAGATCTGGAGGAGCTTGAAAGGACTGAGAAAGAAATAACCAAAATAGAAGAAGAGGTAGCTGAAGACACAACAGTAATTATTCCTTCTACCAAGTAAGTTTTGAAGTAATGCATAAGTTTACTTAAAATATTCATGTTTTGTTACATTGAATCTGTACGTAGAAAATCAAATGCTTGAATTCTCAGGATATTTCTTGGCATAGATGAATTCACTCCATTGCAATTTGGAAAAATTATCCTCCTCAACAtttaagacatctggatgggtatatgaataagaagggattagaaggatatgagccaaatgagactagattaggtgaggatatctggtcaccatggatgagttggacctaagtgtctatttccgtactgtacatctgaGTCTATGACTTCTATGCAGCTCATAAGGTGAAAAGCTACTTGCTCTTAAATCATTCACTATGATTGTGGGTCATAGAAACTGATGGCAGAAATGTAGAATTGTTTGCTGGTGTGGGGAGATGATACTAtactggcattatcactggactagcaattcaGAGACTCAGACTAATGCTttagagacatgggttcaagtcccaccatggcacatatgaaatttaaattaatgaaagtctgatatttttttaaaaagaaaaattagtCTAATGCAACTATGTaactattgtcgattgttgtaaaaacctgttAGGCTCAATAATGTCTTGTAAGGGAAAGAAATTTGTTGTCCTTACCTAATCTGGTCTGCATGTaattccagaaccacagcaatggggttaactggcctctgaaatggctttgGCAAGCCAGTGAGTCCAAGCAGAAATtgggcatgggcaataaatgtgtgCCCAGGGAACAACGGTACATCTGATGCTTGGAAAACAAAACCAATCCAGGAGAAAAACCTATTTTGCTAACCTTGCTGTTATGAGATAATACATTTTCTCCTATTCTACTGTGAGAAAGCGACTAGCCTGGATTGAGTCCCCGGCTGTGCACTCCGATCCTAGAACCAGCTGACGAGAGTATTTGCAGatgtctttaacctctccttactatgtAAGGTTCCCacttgcttcaagaagaccactattgtcccagtaccaaagaaaaaCTAAGGTGATGTGCCTTAATGATTACCGCCCACTGgttctgacatccatcattatgaagtgctttgcgAGGTTAGTAATGGTacacgctgaaaatgtgttgctggaaagcgcagcaggtcaggcagcatccaaggagcaggagaatcgacgtttcggccataagccctttttcagtaATGgtacacatcaactccagcctcccagattgccttgatccattTCAATTCGCCTCTTGTCACAATAAGTTCttggcagatgccatctccctggccctacactcaccCTGGAACATCTGAATAACAAGGAAATTTAcgtcagactcctatttattgactttagcttcCCCTCCAGCATCATAGTTCCAACAAAAGTCTtttccaaactctgagacctaggactgtgctccaccccacccccaccctttgcAACTGGATTATTGACTCCCTGACCTGCTGGCCCCAATTGGTAAGGTTAGGTGACAACATTACCTTCACAATAATCCATTAAGTCAGTGCCCCGCAAGACTATATACTCAGCCCCTTACGATACTCCTTATATGCTTATGACTGTGTGGTCggattcagctctaactccatttacaaatttgctgatgataccactaTAGTGggtcagagtcatatagcatggaaactgacccttcaatccaatttgtccataccggccaagtttcccaaactaagctagatccacttgcctgcgtttagcccatatccctgtaaatcttttactattcatgtacctgtccaaatgtcttttaaatgttgtaattgtacctgcatctattgCTTcgtctggcagtccattccatatatgaaccaccctctatttgaaaaagttacccctcaaatcctttttaaatttatcatctctcaccttaaaaaaaaaaattattttagttttgaactcccctacccaatGGAAAAgtcctttgctgttcaccttatctgtattcctcagattttataaacctctataaggtcaccccctcaacctctgacgctccaggggaaaaagtcccagcctatccagcctctccttataacgcaAAACTTTCAGGATCTCAAATGATGAGACTGAGTGTAGGAAGCAGATAGatagcttagtggcatggtgtaaaggcaacaatctctccttcaatgtcagcaaaatgaaggagttggTATTCTTTAGGAAGTGGAGTAGAGAACACACCTCTGTTTGTATCAGTGGCACTGAGGTAGAGGTAGTCACAAGCTTCAAATTCCTAGGTGTAAATATCGCCAACAATCTaacctggtccatccacattgacaCTACGTCAAAAAAGCGTACCAAAGCCTCTACTTCCTTTAgagggctaaggaaatttggcatgttcacaATAACTCCTGccagtttttatagatgcaccatagaagaTGGTGCATCCTATCTGGAAGTATCACagcttggtttggcaactgctctgcccaagactgcaagaaattacaaagacttgtgaacgcagcccagttcATCACAAAAACCAGCTTTCCTCCATTGACTCAGTCTACACACGTTGCCTTAAGAAAGCAGCCAACAAAATCAAAGAGTCCTCCCTCCTCAGTTATACTCTTCCACTCCCTTTCCATTGGACAGCAGATGCAAAAGTTGAAAAACATGTATCAACATATTTgcgaacagtttcttccccattgttatcagaATTATGACTGATCTCTCATAGGTTTGAGCTTTCTCTGCACCTGCTCTGTAGTTGTAACgctatattctgtattctgttctattaccctaacaTACTTATGTAAGTTATGATTTGTTTGGTTAGTATGGAAAGCAATACTCTTCACTGTATCATGGTActtgtgacaataacaaatcaaatcaagataTAACATGTTATAAAGTATACTGCTTCATTCCTCAACTTAGCtgctctcatttaaattgttttatgTCAATTAGCATCATGTCATGACTTGTGTAAATTGGTTCTATTCAAATATGATTTCATGCAGGTACTTGGCTCACATTTTCCATAAAGTCACTAAGATCATTTGGGACTATGACAGCGATCCATCTCTTGTGAAAGGTGGTATcctttgatttttgactttgaaaCTAAAGTAGAGAAAACTCAAATATCTTTAGTACTAGAGATAGATAAATCAGCTAATATTATCATGCTTTTCAGGAATGTAAAGACTGTTGAATCTCATTTTATAAAGCCTCTGAAAGTATGATGTGTAAGGaatcttgaattcaataaagtaaAATGCTGTGAGGGAAAAGCATTTGGCACAAAAGTGAGAGAGTTTCTTGGAGTTAGCCGAGTTATAGGAACAT
The nucleotide sequence above comes from Chiloscyllium plagiosum isolate BGI_BamShark_2017 chromosome 8, ASM401019v2, whole genome shotgun sequence. Encoded proteins:
- the spc24 gene encoding kinetochore protein Spc24; this translates as MEAQMQEFKALAGEMSIILSGSHGEVLLQKAMMNKAKTLNRYLEFERSVKQLLTEIQQTREKVALKVIEIGEEQQKSFLEVQKIQEQWKKSQQQYTQKEAELKLLQQDLEELERTEKEITKIEEEVAEDTTVIIPSTKYLAHIFHKVTKIIWDYDSDPSLVKGVHFGTDIAHPINIDSTKHSESFICDYLWNLLSTDW